Within Populus trichocarpa isolate Nisqually-1 chromosome 6, P.trichocarpa_v4.1, whole genome shotgun sequence, the genomic segment ggtttttgtaatgtttttatatttattttttaatttatgtaactATATCACTGTTTATAATTGTTAAGAAAGTGGCAAATTTGTTCCAAATATCAGGAGAGCGAGAAAGGTTGTCAGAAATGAAAGTGCTGGAAGCATCCTATAAAGGGGGATGATCATTAGAAACAACATTCCTGATTCCAGCCTCTGGATAGTCAAAAGCAGTCCCTTTGGAGATTGAAACTTCCAAATGGCAGGAAATATTCACACGAGCACTGAACTCTTGAAGTCAATAAACCTAATCAGTTTACATTATCGATCAATCAAGAActgatgggggggggggggggggggaaaggGTACAAAAATAGAGGTATCTTTCAGAAAGATGTCCAAGTTGAAACTGttgaaaaaacccaaaatcataaATCCAACCTAATTGAGAGcatcagcttcttcttttttctctctacaaAGAATGTACATGATTtccaaacaaacacaaatatgGGACCCAAAAtagaccaaaagaaaaaaaataaaaatatatatatatattgaaatttaaaaaaaaaaattggaaaataagATGCCAGATGGtgaagaaaatttttttaaaaaaaatgcaaccaaTCATGTTTTCACATGCTACCAGCTCTCCCAGGAGTGGATTTTCCTGgcttgaattttgaaatatctACTAGGTCTCCAAATAGCTTGTCCTCTGGCTTGGAAGGCTTACCAGATGGCACATAGGAAGAAGTTGGAACCTGGTAAGATGAGTTTCTCAAGCCATTGTCGTCTCTAACAGACAGTCCATGCATTCGCTGATCAAGGTACTGTGTCCCTTGCTGCGGTCCATACCCATATCCAGCCATTTGGTTGCCATACACTTGCTGAGGATACATTGAAGCCATCGGCCCAGCTTGCATTGGTTGTGGATACATACCCATGTACTGCCCTCCCTGCATTGCTTGAGGATTCATGCCTAAAAACTGATTGCTCGGTGCAGTCTGCATGTACATACCCACATGTTCATTACCCACTGGCTGAGGGCCATGAGGGTACATACCACTAGGCAGTGGTTGTGAATGCATGCCAACCATCTGAGTAGCTTGCATTGATTGAGGGTATTGAGCGCCTGCCACTGGACTTGTGTCTGCTTGCTGAGCTTCCCAGGGGGGTGGAGGCAGTGCTCCACTACTTTGAGCACCTTTCAACAACCCAAGGTGAAAGCTTCATGAATTTCAATGCAATAGTAATAAAGAGAAACCTTATTCACTAAAATAAGTAAAACTAAGACAGTCCAAGAaacccaacaacaaaaaaatttatttcaaaggAACAAAAGTTAATTTGAAAATAGAAGCACACCATAAACTGGTGAGGCtggctgctgttgctgctggGGAAGCTGTCCATTCCAGGCAGGACTAGTGCCTTGCATGTATACTGACTGCTCATATCGTGGTGATCCTGTATTCGGGGCATTTCCATTCAGGTAAACACCAGCTTCTGGTGTTTGAAAATTCTGTTGCTGTTGGAATGGTGGAGTCAAGGAATTGGTTGGTCCTGCCAGATTGGTGGGCTGTGTATTGGCTGTATTTGGAGCGTTGTTACTATCAGAAAACATGTCAAACAGAACAAGTGCATTCTGCTGTGACAGAGGGGTGGACGTCTGTGGTTCTCCTACAGGAACAAGAGCCAGAGAGGTTCCAGCCTTTGGTGAGTTATAATCATCACCACTTAACAGGTCCAATTTGGGATTGGCTGCTGCTAGAGTAGTTGGACCATTAGTTGCAGGAGGTGCAGGGAGTAACAACTGGTTTAGTGTTTGAGAATTTGAAGTTGATCTGCAGAAATATTCACTCACagtcaaataatataaatctcaTACTAGAATTTTACGAGTTTAAAACTTTGGCTTCAACTTTCAGCCATATACCTCGACAAAAGTTAAACAATTTTCATACACCATTTCAACTTGACCAGTTCAGAATTTCATGCCAGATCTTTTTTCTTGCGGGCGTTGGTTGGAACCTTATTTGAGCTGATAACTAGATATGTTTCACAAAACTAATCTGAAGGCTATCAAATGGTTATAATAAATGAGTGACTCCATAAGTGATTCTTTGAGTCATGAATTCAATATCCTCAAAATCATTACTAATTTTGGCAGGCAAGTAGCGCAGTACATATAGCCAGATTCATAACCAGTCCCAAGACAGCTTAACTTCACAACCACAAACATATTATCCTAAAAGCCTAATTTAACAGACAATGTAGTTCCaacaaaaggaaatgaaaaagaaaagaaaagaaaactatgGCAATAAGATAACAAGACATTATCAACACACAACCACCATGATTGAATGAGAGCTTAGTGAGTGCTTCTTTTTGCATTACAACCTgcttttcatattgtttttcgcttgaaaagGCATCAAATTTAtgcttttttagttgtttttggatggttttgatatgctgatgtcaaaaataataataaaatctgaaaaaacatcattttgatgcattttcaaatgaaaagaacttttgaaaagcatcctacactacaataccaaacacgcaCTTAGGCAATCAATTCATGTATAATTCACAACGCTTATCTGGTCATTTTCTATAGATAAGAAACAGATGAATAAATCTGCTTACCCCCCATCAGGCTTTTTGTCCTTATTATCTCCAGCATCAACTAGAGGAGCATCAATGTCTACAAGTGCTCCACTAGATTCAGCTTTTGGTTTTTCTGCCAGACCTGGGGCAGAAGTTCCTGAAGAAATGGATTCATGCCTGACTAAAACTCGCTGCAAGTCATCATTCAATGCTAATCCTTGACAAAGTAGGGATTCGTCCCTGAAAAAGAAAGTTCAGATTATGAAGCAAAATATGTCAACAGTAGTTCCACCATGCATTTAATACAGGAAGTGGGTTCAAACACACAACATTCTGAACCAACTCATCTCATTCTACCTCTTGTGAAAATGACTAATCTAGCAAACTGGTCAGTCACTCCAGTGCAGGTTTGACAATAACAGTCACAACCAGCAACAATACTATCAAGCTACGCAACAAATCTAGACTATGACTAGCATATTGCCCCGCTCataaagatataattaatacagTACAACCTATGCAAACCTtatctcaaaacaaaaaggtCACATCATGCCATTAATTTTAGATGTTATTACGTCCTCCTTAGATTCAGAAAATAGACTCATTACTCTGGCACGCCAGAAGCCAGCCAAACAATAATACACTGTTGGAAATTATTATTTAGGATTTGTACTATTTAGGACTTCCACTGTTAATGGGGCTAATtaatatctaatattaaaaaggaTTTCGTTGTTTCCTTATCTTAATtacaaatctttaatttttaggtGTGCCTCACACACATTTATGAAATGGGTGAGCTATTTTGATGAATGAAAAGCTATATAGTGAAATTTGGCCAGCTCTTGTGGATTTCAAATGTGTGGGTTCTTGGGGATTCAAGAAGTGCTCCTTGTAGATTTCAAGTGTTTAGCCTAGTGGatttttggttttcaatctTCTTAGTATCTTTCCCTCTTGTTGTTCTACACCAACTTCATATATCAACAAGCACGCACATAAATGACACCACTCACCATGAAAATCGAATACAGGAGAAGTTTCTAAAATACCGGAAAACATTATAGAcgaacaaaacaagaaaaaaggagaaTGGAACTTACGAAGTAGAATTAACAAGATGAACCACTCTTTGCTTGTATGTACGACATTGTTCCACTAGGTCAACTATAACCTCCTGCCTAAGCC encodes:
- the LOC7495708 gene encoding TOM1-like protein 9 isoform X1, translating into MVNSMVERATSDMLIGPDWAMNIEICDMCNRDPTQAKDVIKGIKKKLGSRNSKVQLLALTLLETIIKNCGDIVHMHVAEKDLLHEMVKIAKKKQPDFHVKEKILILVDTWQEAFGGPRARYPQYYAAYQELLRAGAVFPPRSESSAPVFTPPQTQPLSSYPQNLRSIEYPQGAAESSAESEFPTLSMTEIQNARGIMDVLAEMLNALDPGNREGLRQEVIVDLVEQCRTYKQRVVHLVNSTSDESLLCQGLALNDDLQRVLVRHESISSGTSAPGLAEKPKAESSGALVDIDAPLVDAGDNKDKKPDGGSTSNSQTLNQLLLPAPPATNGPTTLAAANPKLDLLSGDDYNSPKAGTSLALVPVGEPQTSTPLSQQNALVLFDMFSDSNNAPNTANTQPTNLAGPTNSLTPPFQQQQNFQTPEAGVYLNGNAPNTGSPRYEQSVYMQGTSPAWNGQLPQQQQQPASPVYGAQSSGALPPPPWEAQQADTSPVAGAQYPQSMQATQMVGMHSQPLPSGMYPHGPQPVGNEHVGMYMQTAPSNQFLGMNPQAMQGGQYMGMYPQPMQAGPMASMYPQQVYGNQMAGYGYGPQQGTQYLDQRMHGLSVRDDNGLRNSSYQVPTSSYVPSGKPSKPEDKLFGDLVDISKFKPGKSTPGRAGSM
- the LOC7495708 gene encoding TOM1-like protein 9 isoform X2, encoding MVNSMVERATSDMLIGPDWAMNIEICDMCNRDPTQAKDVIKGIKKKLGSRNSKVQLLALTLLETIIKNCGDIVHMHVAEKDLLHEMVKIAKKKPDFHVKEKILILVDTWQEAFGGPRARYPQYYAAYQELLRAGAVFPPRSESSAPVFTPPQTQPLSSYPQNLRSIEYPQGAAESSAESEFPTLSMTEIQNARGIMDVLAEMLNALDPGNREGLRQEVIVDLVEQCRTYKQRVVHLVNSTSDESLLCQGLALNDDLQRVLVRHESISSGTSAPGLAEKPKAESSGALVDIDAPLVDAGDNKDKKPDGGSTSNSQTLNQLLLPAPPATNGPTTLAAANPKLDLLSGDDYNSPKAGTSLALVPVGEPQTSTPLSQQNALVLFDMFSDSNNAPNTANTQPTNLAGPTNSLTPPFQQQQNFQTPEAGVYLNGNAPNTGSPRYEQSVYMQGTSPAWNGQLPQQQQQPASPVYGAQSSGALPPPPWEAQQADTSPVAGAQYPQSMQATQMVGMHSQPLPSGMYPHGPQPVGNEHVGMYMQTAPSNQFLGMNPQAMQGGQYMGMYPQPMQAGPMASMYPQQVYGNQMAGYGYGPQQGTQYLDQRMHGLSVRDDNGLRNSSYQVPTSSYVPSGKPSKPEDKLFGDLVDISKFKPGKSTPGRAGSM